A genomic region of Alistipes megaguti contains the following coding sequences:
- a CDS encoding adenylosuccinate synthase, whose amino-acid sequence MKKVDVILGLQWGDEGKGKVVDVLTPHYEVVARFQGGPNAGHTLEFGGEKYVLRSIPSGIFQGGKTNIIGNGVVLDAILFRAEAEELAKSGHDITQQLCISKKAHLILPTHRILDAAYEAAKGSAKIGTTGKGIGPTYTDKVSRNGMRVGDLLSPDFEKIYAAAKARHERILRSLDYKYDITELEAQWFDAVKYLRRFHIIDSEYFVNDCLAQDKAILAEGAQGTLLDVDFGSYPFVTSSNTVCAGVCTGLGVAPSRIGDVYGIFKAYCTRVGSGPFPTELFDETGEKLSNIGHEFGAVTGRRRRCGWLDMVALKYSIMINGVTQLIMMKSDVMNDFDTIKIATAYEIGGRRTAEFPYTITDDLKPVYTEFEGWKCDLRKCRTYEEFPEAFKRYVEFIEHQTGVPVRIISVGPDRGETIVRPRA is encoded by the coding sequence ATGAAAAAAGTAGACGTGATCCTCGGCCTCCAGTGGGGTGACGAGGGCAAGGGTAAGGTCGTGGACGTGCTTACGCCCCATTACGAGGTGGTAGCCCGCTTCCAGGGCGGCCCCAATGCCGGTCATACGCTGGAGTTCGGCGGGGAAAAATACGTGCTCCGTTCGATCCCCTCGGGAATCTTCCAGGGCGGCAAGACCAACATCATCGGCAACGGCGTAGTGCTCGATGCCATCCTGTTCCGGGCCGAGGCCGAAGAGCTCGCCAAGAGCGGCCATGACATCACCCAACAGCTCTGCATCTCGAAAAAGGCCCACCTCATTCTGCCGACTCACCGCATCCTCGACGCCGCCTACGAGGCCGCCAAGGGCAGTGCCAAGATCGGCACCACGGGCAAGGGCATCGGCCCGACCTATACGGACAAGGTCAGCCGCAACGGCATGCGTGTGGGCGACCTGCTGAGCCCCGATTTCGAGAAGATCTACGCTGCGGCCAAGGCCCGTCACGAACGGATCCTCCGCAGTCTGGACTACAAGTACGACATCACCGAACTCGAGGCCCAGTGGTTCGACGCCGTGAAGTACCTCCGCCGTTTCCACATTATCGACAGCGAGTATTTCGTCAACGACTGCCTGGCTCAGGACAAGGCCATTCTGGCCGAGGGGGCACAGGGCACGCTGCTCGACGTCGATTTCGGCTCCTATCCCTTCGTCACCTCGTCGAATACGGTCTGCGCAGGCGTCTGCACGGGTCTGGGTGTTGCGCCCAGCCGCATCGGCGACGTCTACGGCATCTTCAAGGCCTACTGCACCCGTGTGGGCAGCGGCCCCTTCCCCACGGAGCTCTTCGACGAGACAGGCGAGAAACTCAGCAACATCGGTCATGAATTCGGTGCCGTGACGGGACGTCGCCGCCGCTGCGGATGGCTCGACATGGTGGCCCTGAAGTATTCGATCATGATCAACGGTGTGACGCAGCTCATCATGATGAAGTCCGACGTGATGAACGATTTCGATACGATCAAGATCGCTACAGCCTACGAGATCGGCGGCCGCCGCACCGCGGAGTTCCCCTATACGATTACCGATGACCTGAAGCCCGTCTACACGGAGTTCGAGGGCTGGAAGTGTGACCTGCGCAAGTGCCGCACCTACGAGGAGTTCCCCGAGGCCTTCAAGCGTTACGTGGAGTTCATCGAGCACCAGACCGGCGTGCCCGTGCGGATCATCTCCGTGGGCCCTGACCGCGGTGAAACCATCGTCCGTCCGCGGGCTTAG
- a CDS encoding leucine-rich repeat domain-containing protein, translating into MMWTSDTVRRLRLLPVLLSLLASSCGLADRDSDERNRYVYLTFFDKRFEAFCLERFDLDNDSRISRYEAQRVREIACPGEGIASLADLREFVNLERLDCSGNALTELDLTACAHLSRLDCRENDLVWLDVEDLRALVWLDCSENALAELDLTSNTSLVTLDARGNALQTLDLSTCAATLQADVRANSDLTTVYCRMATQSIRFDGITSLVER; encoded by the coding sequence ATGATGTGGACATCTGACACGGTGCGGCGCCTGCGCCTGCTGCCCGTCCTGCTCTCGTTGCTTGCCTCTTCGTGCGGCCTGGCCGATCGCGACAGTGACGAGCGGAACCGATACGTATACCTCACCTTTTTCGACAAACGCTTCGAGGCGTTCTGTCTCGAACGCTTCGATCTGGACAACGATTCACGCATCTCGCGCTACGAAGCGCAGCGCGTGCGGGAGATCGCGTGCCCGGGTGAAGGGATCGCTTCGCTCGCGGATCTGCGGGAATTCGTCAATCTTGAGCGGCTCGATTGCTCGGGAAACGCCCTCACGGAGCTGGATCTGACCGCTTGTGCGCATCTTTCGCGCCTCGACTGCCGGGAAAACGATCTCGTGTGGCTCGATGTGGAGGATCTGCGTGCGCTGGTGTGGCTGGACTGCTCGGAGAATGCGCTGGCGGAGCTGGACCTCACGTCGAATACCTCGCTCGTGACGCTCGATGCGCGGGGCAACGCCTTGCAGACGCTCGATCTGTCGACCTGCGCCGCGACGCTTCAGGCCGATGTACGCGCGAATTCCGATCTGACCACGGTCTACTGCCGCATGGCCACCCAGAGCATCCGTTTCGACGGCATTACCTCGCTGGTCGAACGGTAG